A single window of Lutzomyia longipalpis isolate SR_M1_2022 chromosome 1, ASM2433408v1 DNA harbors:
- the LOC129788193 gene encoding probable ATP-dependent RNA helicase DDX43, which yields MAGNWRGEGKQDFRGQPGRVFTAKRPMQHDGEPFRMEIQSGCTGRVIGRGGSKIREIQDQCNVHLRVDKTTMDSGVVVVEIQGDASGIDMAKRMINDVVNEHSNQQENGQRMRQDRNFGDNRRDRPQKSYYNGGSDRQAQFQDAPQNAPQQDFQLIDWNSVNEAQDKLQKEKLKTLPPLIKQFYEEHPEVSSLTSDQIIEFRKSNNNIMVDRTFAKDSSDNVDIPKPIFKFEHCFSAYPDIMEEIKKQGFEKPSPIQCQAWPILMSGEDLIGIAQTGSGKTLAFLLPGMIHTELQPIPRSERGGPNVLVMAPTRELALQIRDEVAKYHFRGMKSVCVYGGGSTKEQIQTVERGVEIVIATPGRLNDLVARGTIDVSSITYLVLDEADRMLDMGFEPQIRKILLDVRPDRQTIMTSATWPPGVRRLAQSYMNNPIQVYVGTLDLAAVHSVSQNVEIVDENEKYDRIQQFVQDMTPKDKAIIFCGKKARADELASELCMVGYNCQVIHGDREQADRERAVQDIKSGYVRILVATDVASRGLDIEDITHVVNYDFPKNMEEYVHRVGRTGRAGRTGTSLSLLTRKDWGSAAELIKILEEADQDVPDELRSMADRFSAMKERRDNERAAAYGGGGGGDRRSQGRRYN from the exons atgGCTGGGAACTGGAGGGGAGAAGGGAAGCAAGACTTCCGTGGGCAACCTGGAAGGGTTTTCACAGCCAAACGACCAATGCAGCACGATGGGGAGCCCTTCCGGATGGAGATTCAGAGCGGCTGTACGGGACGCGTGATTGGTCGTGGTGGCTCAAAGATCCGAGAAATTCAGGATCAGTGCAATGTTCACCTGCGCGTGGATAAAACGACAATGGATTCGGGAGTTGTTGTGGTGGAGATTCAAGGGGATGCGTCTGGGATTGATATGGCAAAGAGGATGATAAATGATGTTGTCAATGAGCACAGCAATCAACAGGAGAATGGCCAGAGAATGAGGCAGGATCGGAATTTTGGTGACAATCGCCGTGATCGTCCACAAAAGAGCTACTACAACGGTGGGTCAGACAGGCAGGCTCAATTTCAAGATGCCCCACAGAATGCTCCCCAGCAGGACTTTCAGCTCATTGACTGGAATTCAGTGAATGAGGCACAGGATAAACTCCAGAAGGAGAAGCTGAAGACACTCCCGCCGCTCATTAAGCAATTCTACGAAGAGCATCCCGAAGTCAGTAGTCTCACCTCGGACCAGATTATAGAATTCCGGAAGAGTAACAACAACATTATGGTTGATCGGACTTTTGCCAAAGATTCCAGCGATAATGTTGACATTCCGAAGCCAATCTTCAAGTTTGAGCACTGTTTCTCCGCCTATCCGGATATTATGGAGGAGATTAAGAAGCAGGGCTTCGAGAAGCCGTCTCCCATCCAATGTCAGGCTTGGCCAATTCTCATGAGTGGCGAAGATCTCATTGGGATCGCTCAGACTGGGAGTGGCAAAACGCTGGCCTTTCTCCTGCCCGGTATGATTCACACTGAACTCCAGCCGATTCCCCGGAGCGAACGGGGGGGTCCCAATGTGCTGGTCATGGCGCCCACGCGTGAACTTGCACTTCAGATCCGTGATGAAGTGGCAAAGTATCACTTCCGCGGCATGAAGTCCGTCTGCGTGTACGGTGGTGGGAGTACCAAGGAGCAAATTCAGACAGTGGAGAGAGGTGTGGAGATTGTCATTGCCACACCGGGCAGATTGAATGATTTGGTGGCCAGGGGTACCATTGATGTCAGCTCCATCACTTACCTCGTTCTCGACGAAGCTGACCGGATGCTGGACATGGGCTTTGAACCGCAAATTCGTAAGATACTCCTGGACGTTCGCCCCGATCGACAGACAATCATGACAAGCGCCACATGGCCACCGGGAGTACGTCGTCTGGCACAGAGCTACATGAATAATCCCATTCAGGTCTACGTGGGCACATTGGATCTCGCTGCGGTGCATTCAGTCAGTCAGAATGTGGAGATTGTAGATGAGAATGAGAAGTATGATAGAATTCAGCAATTTGTACAGGATATGACGCCAAAAGACAAGGCAATTATCTTTTGTGGCAAGAAAGCTCGCGCAGATGAACTGGCCAGTGAGCTCTGTATGGTTGGCTACAATTGTCAAGTTATTCACGGAGATAGGGAGCAAGCGGATCGCGAGAGAGCGGTTCAGGACATCAAATCGGGCTATGTAAGGATCCTCGTGGCGACCGATGTTGCATCTCGTGGACTTGATATTGAGGACATTAC GCATGTCGTCAATTATGATTTCCCCAAGAATATGGAGGAATACGTCCATCGTGTTGGGAGAACCGGTCGTGCAGGACGCACGGGTACCTCACTGTCCCTCCTAACGAGGAAGGATTGGGGTTCAGCTGCAGAATTGATAAAGATTCTCGAGGAAGCTGATCAGGATGTACCCGATGAGCTACGCTCAATGGCAGATCGTTTTAGTGCAATGAAGGAGCGCAGGGATAATGAGAGGGCTGCCGCCTATggtgggggtgggggtggcgATAGGAGGTCTCAAGG
- the LOC129796780 gene encoding uncharacterized protein LOC129796780 encodes MNGRVRKCVVPGCWTRTSGFKRAGRTKVSFHRMPLNDTVLTIRWLYHLGMDINADNMSGRVCGGHFAKESFYPRSRKLRPGAVPKPFQINRGAAAANDEDHDMSDDDWIDIEDEPFKLPNFLTNSTPKVTCPRNNPFAKSVAIFTSSSSEGSDSTDSDSDRSELPEVPLLRVFPPDFPMDLLDFANLPIMTRNDETLSSEYESDELMDCSDEGASIEAPLLSANFPPSGIPSDSEKNQQEQTKGASNASAMEKPEISAEDLISELSQENLIDYNSRMMFEYFPDDTSSPLPQYSEDSEDYDEEMEKFAVFLNYYAPRGYDYAEKKYGVVPPKAIVAGWYVTNDFMPGFSKESFEAIAAEQKSSPTQVFVHILFDELRVEHDKMACDELEYINFGQGSLDDDMCVVKRVFVFIASSVTKRWKIPLGFLACDEMGSDKEIVANLIEICTILLLKTGVKVTGVTMPLDENIPAFTALGCKFQYPHAKSNFSLLDQEMVFFPDPADVLEIIRFSFQHYGPFIDGDGNEIEWMYLDNLLKLQEKEGAELCKKTRAAQMYLTRKKIQTKLAVYTMHKSVADALEYFEDKLKLPEFKGACATANFVRIIAQSMELLNGRWNGEKIFSSENSMAIQAFIITVCTYIRSMRLRKGVRLLKSQQNTGFIGLVFALRSLPIIYVNAVHEHGLPFIRLDSFTKDPLELLFSIGRSNTYFVRIRKFYNNYKDLSVHWLRRDRKSGEIVPADWFSALHAQTTKAAKAINYSDRYFKFSTRCVELPAEESPTNDFWDNFEALFRLPKASEYRKNVMRYIGGFIGHLLRNKLKCLDCGSALTGSYHGYRIMWQKKWQTIKYPNKAIEEICWLTERMINTYGFDAEKKSKRISMLVEREMIDSDIFASQDVSHDVQHRLLLIRAVCELYYDIRRYYDDRDGPNATNKQGRKPIHRGRKF; translated from the exons ATGAATGGTAGAGTAAGGAAATGCGTAGTACCTGGATGTTGGACCAGGACAAGTGGATTCAAGAGAGCTGGAAGAACCAAAGTAAGCTTCCACAG AATGCCCTTGAACGACACAGTATTGACCATAAGGTGGCTATATCATCTGGGAATGGATATAAACGCTGATAATATGAGTGGACGAGTTTGCGGTGGACACTTTGCGAAGGAAAGCTTCTACCCCAGATCTAGAAAACTGCGTCCAGGTGCTGTTCCAAAGCCATTCCAGATCAATCGAGGAGCAGCAGCTGCAAATGATGAAGATCATGACATGTCAGATGATG ATTGGATTGATATCGAGGACGAGCCCTTCAAGCTCCCAAACTTCCTCACAAACAGCACGCCAAAAGTAACGTGCCCCAGGAATAATCCTTTTGCAAAATCAGTGGCTATTTTTACTTCCTCAAGTAGTGAAGGCAGTGATTCGACTGATTCTGATAGTGACAGATCGGAATTGCCTGAAGTTCCGCTTCTTCGGGTCTTTCCACCTGATTTTCCCATGGATCTCCTTGATTTTGCTAATCTTCCAATCATGACACGTAACGATGAGACACTTTCCTCAGAATATGAGTCCGATGAGTTGATGGATTGCAGCGATGAAGGGGCATCTATTGAAGCTCCACTTTTAAGTGCAAACTTCCCACCCTCAGGGATTCCTTCTGACTCGGAAAAGAATCAGCAGGAACAGACAAAAGGAGCATCAAATGCTTCCGCAATGGAGAAACCAGAAATCAGCGCTGAAGACTTGATTAGTGAACTCTCCCAGGAGAATCTGATTGACTACAATTCAAGAATGATGTTTGAGTACTTCCCCGATGATACTTCCTCCCCACTGCCACAGTACTCAGAAGATTCAGAAGATTATGATGAAGAAATGGAGAAGTTTGCCGTGTTCCTCAACTACTACGCCCCACGGGGATATGACTACGCGGAGAAGAAATATGGTGTTGTACCACCAAAGGCAATTGTAGCAGGTTGGTATGTTACCAATGACTTCATGCCGGGATTCAGTAAGGAGTCCTTCGAAGCTATCGCTGCTGAACAAAAATCATCTCCAACGCAAGTGTTTGTCCACATTCTCTTTGACGAATTGCGCGTTGAGCACGACAAGATGGCCTGTGATGAATTGGAGTACATCAACTTCGGACAGGGTAGTCTTGATGATGATATGTGCGTTGTTAAGagagtttttgtttttatcgCTTCAAGCGTGACCAAACGATGGAAGATTCCCCTTGGATTCCTGGCCTGCGATGAAATGGGCTCAGATAAAGAAATTGTCGcgaatttgattgaaatttgcACCATACTCCTGCTGAAGACGGGTGTAAAGGTGACAGGAGTAACAATGCCATTGGACGAAAATATTCCTGCTTTTACAGCACTCGGATGCAAGTTCCAGTACCCCCATGCTAAGagcaatttttcccttttggaCCAGGAAATGGTATTCTTCCCGGATCCGGCAGATGTGTTGGAAATCAtaagattttcctttcaacACTACGGTCCATTCATTGATGGGGATGGAAATGAGATTGAATGGATGTACTTGGATAATCTGTTGAAGCTTCAGGAGAAGGAGGGTGCGGAGTTGTGCAAGAAGACTCGTGCGGCACAAATGTACCTCACAAGGAAGAAGATTCAGACAAAACTTGCCGTCTACACCATGCACAAATCCGTTGCGGATGCCCTTGAATACTTTGAGGACAAACTAAAATTGCCTGAGTTTAAGGGAGCGTGTGCTACGGCAAATTTCGTGCGTATCATTGCTCAATCAATGGAGCTCCTCAATGGCCGTTGGAATGGAGAGAAGATTTTCTCTTCAGAGAATTCAATGGCAATTCAAGCATTCATCATTACGGTGTGCACGTACATTCGTTCCATGCGTTTGCGAAAGGGCGTGCGTTTGCTGAAATCGCAGCAGAATACGGGATTCATTGGATTGGTATTTGCTCTGAGGAGTCTCCCGATAATCTACGTTAATGCTGTTCATGAGCATGGTCTGCCGTTCATTCGTTTGGACAGCTTCACGAAGGATCCGCTCGAATTGCTCTTTTCGATTGGCCGATCAAATACTTACTTTGTACGCATCAGGAAGTTCTACAACAACTACAAGGATCTCTCAGTGCATTGGCTGAGGAGGGATAGAAAGAGTGGAGAAATCGTTCCAGCTGATTGGTTCAGTGCCCTTCACGCGCAAACAACTAAAGCAGCAAAAGCCATCAATTATTCCGACAGATActtcaaattttcaacaagATGCGTCGAACTGCCTGCGGAGGAGAGTCCAACTAATGACTTCTGGGACAACTTTGAGGCACTCTTCAGGCTACCAAAGGCGAGTGAGTACAGGAAGAATGTTATGCGCTACATTGGAGGATTCATTGGGCATTTGCTTCGAAATAAACTCAAATGCTTGGATTGCGGTTCAGCCCTAACTGGCTCATACCATGGCTACCGTATTATGTGGCAGAAGAAGTGGCAGACAATTAAGTACCCAAATAAGGCAATTGAAGAGATCTGCTGGCTAACTGAGAGAATGATCAACACTTATGGATTTGATGCAGAGAAGAAGTCAAAGAGGATTTCCATGTTGGTGGAGAGAGAAATGATTGATAGCGATATTTTTGCATCTCAAGATGTTTCTCATGACGTCCAGCACAGGCTTCTGCTGATTCGAGCTGTGTGTGAGCTGTATTATGATATAAGGCGCTACTATGATGACAGGGATGGACCAAACGCAACCAATAAGCAAGGCAGGAAGCCAATTCATCGTGGCAGGAAGTTCTAA